A stretch of the Solanum dulcamara chromosome 6, daSolDulc1.2, whole genome shotgun sequence genome encodes the following:
- the LOC129891376 gene encoding annexin D5-like, with product MASLSVPPVLTSPRDDAIQLHKAFKGFGFDKEAVINIIAHRDATQRALIQQEYRSMYSEELNKRLSKELSGNLEKAVLLWMYDPAGRDATIVRTALSGDVIDPRAATEVICSRTPSQIQYFKQLYHSMFGFSLEHYIEFATYDDHKKLLVAYVSTMRYEGPEVDRASVEHDAKALYKAGEKKLGTNENTFIRIFSESSRVHLAAVSTVYHSMYGNSLKKAVKSETSGLFEFALLTILQCAENPAKYFAKELHKTMKGLGTDDTTLIRILVTRTEIDMQYIKAEYQKKHKKSLNDAVHSETSGDYRTFLLSLLGTAH from the exons ATGGCAAGCTTGAGTGTTCCTCCAGTTTTAACTTCACCTCGTGATGATGCCATACAACTTCACAAAGCTTTTAAGG GATTCGGATTTGATAAAGAAgcagtcattaacatcattgcCCATCGTGATGCAACTCAGCGTGCTCTAATTCAACAGGAATACAGAAGTATGTATTCTGAAGAGCTCAACAAACGCTTATCCAAAGAGCTTAGCGGTAATCTTGAG AAAGCAGTCTTGCTATGGATGTATGATCCGGCAGGACGAGATGCTACAATAGTAAGGACGGCTTTGAGTGGTGACGTTATTGATCCAAGAGCTGCCACTGAAGTGATATGCTCACGGACTCCTTCTCAAATACAATATTTCAAACAACTTTACCATTCCATGTTTGGTTTCAGCCTTGAACATTATATTGAGTTCGCGACATATGATGATCACAAAAAG TTGCTTGTAGCATATGTAAGCACAATGCGCTACGAAGGGCCAGAAGTTGACAGAGCTTCGGTGGAACATGATGCTAAAGCTCTTTACAAAGCTGGGGAGAAGAAATTGGGAACTAATGAGAATACTTTTATACGGATTTTTTCTGAAAGTAGCAGAGTGCATTTGGCTGCTGTTAGCACTGTGTATCACAGCATGTACGGCAACTCGTTGAAAAAG GCTGTAAAAAGTGAAACCTCTGGACTCTTTGAGTTTGCTCTCTTGACTATTTTGCAGTGTGCTGAGAATCCAGCAAAATACTTTGCGAAG GAGTTGCACAAAACAATGAAGGGATTGGGGACGGATGATACAACTCTCATTAGGATACTAGTCACGCGAACTGAGATCGATATGCAGTATATAAAAGCAGAATACCAGAAGAAGCATAAGAAATCTCTGAACGATGCAGTGCATTCGGAGACTTCTGGTGATTATCGGACCTTTCTTCTATCTCTTCTAGGGACTGCTCACTAA